The following proteins are encoded in a genomic region of Chaetodon auriga isolate fChaAug3 chromosome 8, fChaAug3.hap1, whole genome shotgun sequence:
- the LOC143325163 gene encoding B-cell receptor CD22-like — protein sequence MAVWDTKVPWGFMLLLAGAAGVAVNYPDHICAVKGSTVTILCTFTPLKSAILDGSEDFIEVTRVRWCQNHLLCHGTTPSVYDSQSESNDPRYKYLGDKTGNCTLQINDVKKEDEATFRFRMEGNHTAAHYTGRSGVNITVSDGAQMKVNSSVTEAQVRAGENVTLCCTALCTFHQMEVTWFKDSHALSGSGPTLQLGPLTAEDSGSYTCSLRADANTLSPPYRLQVKAEQEGTDGGAVDKLLVVRLSLFALHTVLIITVTYVIVKRMCSHTSSRELKNTAVQCPH from the exons ATGGCAGTCTGGGACACAAAGGTTCCCTGGGGCTTCATGTTACTGCTGGCTG GTGCTGCAGGTGTAGCTGTGAACTATCCCGATCATATCTGTGCTGTGAAAGGATCGACCGTCACCATCCTCTGCACCTTCACGCCACTGAAGTCTGCCATTCTGGACGGAAGCGAGGATTTTATTGAAGTCACCAGAGTCCGCTGGTGCCAGAACCATTTGTTGTGTCACGGCACCACGCCGTCTGTGTACGACAGCCAGTCAGAGAGCAACGACCCTCGTTACAAATATCTGGGAGACAAGACGGGAAACTGCACGTTACAGATCAATGACGTAAAGAAGGAGGATGAAGCCACTTTTCGCTTCAGAATGGAAGGAAATCATACAGCCGCACACTATACTGGAAGATCAGGAGTCAACATTACAGTCTCTG ATGGAGCTCAGATGAAGGTGAACAGCTCCGTGACAGAGGCACAGGTGAGAGCAGGTGAGAACGTCACgctgtgctgcactgcactCTGCACGTTCCACCAAATGGAGGTCACCTGGTTCAAAGACAGCCACGCCCTCTCAGGGTCTGGCCCCACCCTCCAGCTCGGCCCGCTGACCGCAGAGGATTCTGGGAGCTACACCTGCAGTCTGAGGGCCGACGCCAACACTCTCTCCCCGCCGTACAGGCTGCAGGTGAAGGCTGAACAGGAAG GAACAGACGGCGGCGCGGTCGACAAACTGCTGGTCGTCCGTCTGAGTCTCTTCGCTCTGCACACGGTGCTCATCATCACGGTGACATACGTCATCGTCAAAAG GATGTGTTCgcacacaagcagcagagagctgaagaaCACGGCGGTTCAG TGTCCACACTGA
- the tg gene encoding thyroglobulin, producing the protein MAWLLFIACILVCGPRLLQGKASEYQLESESLSRCELLRGVAVAKQGDIPHCTEDGRFRPVQCSGRSQECWCVDAEGQEVVGTRTNSSAPHCASPCQLQSLLRCSPSGLFESVQCDSSRGQCWCVDQDGMELYGTRQAGTPQRCPGSCEVRSRRLLHGSASHSPPQCDEGGSFLPVQCQFINMTDRRELDLLHAFNRFPEAFETFSGFRKFFPMVSSYCFCSDSRGRELENTGVELLLSEVYDSAFSGLRSGRSVSHTNIYRVLQRRMLGVRLALTGHFRCPSPCEEERRAAMEASSVFVPSCEAGGSFTSRQCQRGGQCWCVDPTGKELPGTRRHGDALVCSSGLADCLSQRRLALSRLFSGPVDPPLRASSGRSPASCLSLLQPLRELLPVEADPNSFLSRLVEVLHGLFPSVGGALQALARSSPRRLQENLFGGKFLKNAASFNFSGAVGTRGALGLDRLSSQSVSLRKNRDLVQSVSRALEDPAFLSALQLTLRGLSSSYSLEQALTPLLRSCSGYQEEEDVAAIFVPSCTPSGAFQAVQCRGDECWCVDPQGQEVSGSRTAGGRPRCPSRCERERAMALKVKGNMAAGAEIQIPACSEDGDFLPLQCVGSHCFCVDAAGKTMTAGSAGGAVTCPERTTQKLQASAGLCSRALAEVTAFRQEVKSIVALSNSSHLPLGYGFLLAESLRLTPQELQVSQSEEELQISDRLLSRSKAALRLAAFSTVQMFLPPRHHSYEPFTPQCDADGQWLHTQCYHGTGQCWCVDEDGEYIPDSLTSRSLRLPKCLTRCQRAQAHTLLSGWMKGSDLTTSSPYSPQCEEDGRFSVLQTGGAAGWCVNPLTGETIQTAALSPARQLTCPSWCELQGLQCRPDGSFLPLQCDVTSCWCVSEDGQEVGGTRTPRQTGRTPPCDRPLCPAVTVTHGALVCRPAVDGRQGCDLVCHRGYQNSLAVGSFFCETNSLRWTGDDEPLSGACQMSQPLQSVSSSQLWSLSSSCSQISSLQSLLLKTMTSRGLCSSQLRSGRSVSVCDDSSVRLLCDGDDRLTLTVRWTADLSDLPTSDLPDLHDVGLFLNESRLLEGVQGLLGNIRSMLTSEPKLVSVTTPSFGCSHGYRLDGGGCIVCPAGTLSRDGLCLLCPQGTYQDEEGRDFCNRCPRGSSPAGASSVNQCVTECQRRGLRCSEQGDFLPVQPDFLSGRWRCFNSEGAELDWTISVKPLTDEECSVLRRFQAVPGSDVIVGAEDAEVLQTMTSDLSTCVQACAVETSCHHVALFSRQTQCELYSTHTLNTHCNASQQTGGFLGNPQAELFDWLSCSPRVRGGASDLLVLSKKGTQSFVRMKMTKAVSGVFRTQVFSSRRTSLSHAHRFCQDGCSRDACCHGFILNHNTLDGGSVLCGWLRAPSVLMCGDQDWDVIGQGTASRICGAGLTYNEQQRSFLFDFGGQMFTITDSSLPPDSKNKKDYQASIVGFQAIYLNTDAESAAGDSASCAAAAELSPPPDASVQLKFESLSEDDVLVDPQRKLLTLSFWLNKRNYNSQQALLWCLSRCDAEPRCAVADLRDADSPSFFSCSLYPDSRVCGAYDKPLRRACRPLLDRAPNNTYSKKVSLSGPVKSFYQRVSFQKMVSYSVRSRVSVTGNTPLSEGFMECERRCDEDPCCRGIGFIRDTQSAGNLGVVCLSLISLGVQTCGEDDLTTWRTQDCGPSAVKTTPDPFGWYQKPVNQWTSSPALCPPFNLPKTKNNVSLDRWTLLSDSSVLVDPSLSQYDVIHVSRDIATDWEKTRDWCLHACQEAESCVAVSLGEAESATRCVLYPDTTACGLSSASSSSSHSSSCRLVIREPAPQVYLRTERLPSVTSISIPGHGTLQGVAVETALGSDRKTVAQFLGVPYARPPIGSLRFEAAQPADWTGTWDATKPRPSCVQPGDVESSASSEDCLYLNVFAPAALRGRIPVLVFFFNPSASQNPGLLDGSTLAAVGNIVVVTASYRTAALGFLSTGAAGSSGLRGNYGLSDQEAVLRWVNAHISLVGGDNMRVTVGAERRGADITSLHLLSSSSSSSPPLFQRMMLMGGAVFSPSLVQTSSTSRRQAVDLAKELGCMTSDLADDDKMAACLRATSVHTLNAAQTKLLAVSGPFQSWSPVLQSLPQSSFHRVDLLLGTSEHDGLISRARRIKDFEALQGRADGKTAFYEALSRSLGGATGSELLKEAAAWFYSLDHSPSAAGYNLFSRALDNATRDLFIICPSLQMVSHWANSKANAFLYHQPATSAHDRADVSVPLDVQFVFGTPHHPMSSQRFTSSDQRLSLAMMTYASSFVRTGNPNPSPMWAESVLPRWQQVLSSEAPPTYLQLSPTLRHHQGLSQSSCSFWSRLGTRLTSLSGELGAEPVQPVLSLELPVAAPSSQSQTEKDAYS; encoded by the exons ATGGCCTGGCTGCTCTTCATCGCCTGCATCCTGGTCTGCGGCCCACGGCTGCTGCAGGGCAAAGCCTCAG AGTACCAGCTGGAGTCAGAGAGCCTGAGCCGATGTGAGTTGCTAAGGGGCGTGGCTGTTGCCAAACAAGGTGACATCCCTCACTGTACGGAGGATGGCAGGTTCAG acCTGTGCAGTGCAGTGGGCGGAGTCAGGAGTGTTGGTGCGTTGACGCTGAAGGTCAGGAGGTCGTCGGGACTCGAACCAacagctctgctcctcact gtgcgTCTCCCTGCCAGCTGCAGTCTCTCCTGCGGTGTTCTCCTTCAGGACTCTTTGAGTCGGTTCAGTGTgactccagcagggggcagtgttGGTGTGTGGATCAGGACGGCATGGAGCTGTATGGGACCCGACAGGCCGGGACGCCTCAGCGCT gtCCTGGCAGCTGTGAGGTGAGGTCGCGGCGTCTCCTCCACGGCTCCGcgtctcactctcctcctcagtgtgaTGAAGGCGGCagcttccttcctgtccagtgtcAGTTCATCAACATGACCGACAGAAGAGAGCTGGACCTGCTGCACGCCTTCAACAG gTTCCCAGAAGCCTTTGAGACGTTCAGTGGGTTCAGGAAGTTTTTTCCGATGGTTTCCTCCTACTGCTTCTGttcagacagcagaggcagagagctggagaacacag GTGTGGAGCTCCTCCTGTCTGAGGTGTACGACTCGGCGTTCTCTGGTCTTCGGTCCGGTCGCTCCGTCTCTCACACCAACATCTACagagtgctgcagaggaggatgcTGGGAGTCCGCCTCGCGCTCACCGGACACTTCAGAT GTCCTtctccctgtgaggaggagcgGCGGGCAGCGATGGAGGCGTCCAGTGTTTTCGTCCCGTCCTGCGAGGCCGGAGGGTCCTTCACCTCCAGACAGTGTCAGCGGGGGGGGCAGTGCTGGTGTGTCGACCCCACAGGGAAGGAGCTTCCTGGGACACGACGGCACGGAGACGCCCTGGTCTGCA gtTCAGGTCTTGCAGACTGTCTCTCTCAGCGTCGTCTCGCTCTGTCCCGGCTCTTCTCCGGTCCTGTTGATCCTCCTCTCCGGGCCTCCTCTGGCAGATCTCCggcctcctgtctgtctctcctccagcctctcagGGAGCTCCTGCCGGTGGAGGCGGATCCGAACTCCTTCCTGTCTCGCCTGGTCGAAGTCCTCCACGGCCTCTTCCCCTCTGTGGGCGGGGCTCTGCAGGCTCTGGCTCGCTCCTCCCCTCGTCGCCTCCAGGAGAACCTGTTTGGAGGAAAGTTCCTGAAGAACGCCGCCTCCTTTAACTTCAGCGGGGCGGTGGGAACTCGAGGAGCCCTCGGTCTGGACCGGCTCTCCTCTCAGAGTGTCAGCCTCCGGAAGAACCGGGATCTGGTCCAGTCTGTCAGCAGAGCTCTGGAGGACCCAGCCTTCCTGTCCGCCCTCCAGCTCACTCTGAGGGGTCTGAGCAGCTCGTACTCGCTGGAGCAG GCTCTCACTCCTCTGTTGCGCTCCTGCTCCGGataccaggaggaggaggacgtggCGGCCATCTTTGTCCCGAGCTGCACGCCCAGCGGTGCTTTCCAGGCGGTTCAGTGTCGGGGCGACGAGTGCTGGTGTGTCGATCCTCAGGGTCAGGAGGTCTCGGGGTCGCGTACCGCCGGTGGACGACCTCGTTGTCCGTCCCGCTGCGAGAGAGAACGAGCGATGGCTCTGAAGGTGAAAGGAAACATGGCGGCCGGTGCCGAGATCCAAATCCCAGCGTGCTCTGAGGACGGAGACTTCCTGCCGCTGCAGTGTGTGGGGTCACACTGCTTCTGTGTGGACGCCGCGGGAAAAACGATGACTGCTGGGTCAGCAGGGGGCGCCGTCACCT gtcCAGAGAGAACGACACAGAAGCTTCAGGCGTCTGCAG GTCTGTGCTCTCGGGCGTTAGCCGAGGTCACGGcgttcagacaggaagtgaagagcATCGTCGCTCTCTCTAactcctcccacctccctctgGGATACGGATTCCTATTGGCCGAAAGTCTGCGTCTGACCCCGCAGGAGCTCCaggtcagccaatcagaggaggagctgcagatctCTGATAGGCTGCTGAGCCGCTCCAAAGCTGCTCTGCGATTGGCTGCTTTCTCCA ctgtCCAGATGTTTCTGCCTCCTCGGCATCATTCATACGAGCCGTTCACTCCACAGTGCGACGCTGACGGACAgtggctgcacacacagtgttacCACGgcacag gtcagTGCTGGTGTGTCGATGAAGATGGAGAGTACATCCCCGACTCGCTGACCAGCCGCTCGCTCCGCCTGCCcaaat gtCTGACTCGCTGTCAGAGAGCTCAGGctcacactctgctctctggttGGATGAAAGGATCTGACCTCACCACCAGCTCACCTTACAGCCCACAGTGTGaggag gacgGCCGTTtctcagtgctgcagacagGAGGCGCTGCAGGCTGGTGTGTGAATCCTCTGACTGGAGAGACGATACAGACGGCTGCACTGAGCCCTGCAAGACAACTGACAT GTCCCAGCTGGTGTGAGCTGCAGGGTTTGCAGTGTCGCCCCGACGGCTCCTTCCTCCCACTGCagtgtgatgtcacttcctgttggtgTGTCTCTGAGGATGGGCAGGAAGTGGGCGGGACCCGAACACCTCGGCAGACAGGACGTACACCGCCATGTGACC gtcctctctgtcctgccgTCACTGTTACCCATGGTGCACTGGTGTGTCGCCCGGCGGTCGACGGTCGTCAGGGCTGTGATCTCGTCTGTCACCGTGGTTACCAGAACTCGCTTGCCGTCGGCAGCTTCTTCTGCGAGACGAACAGTCTGCGATGGACCGGAGACGACGAGCCGCTGAGTGGAGCCTGTCAGA tgtctCAGCCTCTGCAGTCGGTGTCATCCTCTCAGCTCTGGTCGCTGTCGTCGTcctgctctcagatcagcagTTTACAGTCTCTGCTGTTGAAGACGATGACCAGCAGGGggctctgctcctctcag ctTCGATCAGGTCGCTCGGTGTCGGTGTGTGACGACTCTTCGGTGCGCCTGCTGTGTGACGGTGACGACAGGCTGACGTTAACGGTCAGATGGACCGCCGACCTGTCTGACCTcccgacctctgacctccccgACCTCCACGACGTCG GTCTGTTTCTGAATGAGTCCAGGCTTCTGGAGGGGGTTCAGGGGCTTCTGGGTAATATCCGGTCCATGCTTACATCAGAACCCAAACTGGTTTCCGTGACCACACCGAGTTTTGGCTGTTCCCATGGTTACCGGCTGGACGGCGGCGGCTGCA TTGTTTGTCCTGCTGGGACTCTCTCCAGGGATGGgttgtgtctcctgtgtcctCAGGGAACCTATCAGGATGAAGAGGGGCGGGACTTCTGCAACAGGTGTCCCAGAGGCTCCTCGCCTGCCGGAGCGTCGTCTGTCAATCAAT GTGTGACGGAGTGTCAGAGGCGGGGCCTGCGGTGTTCAGAGCAAGGTGACTTCCTGCCGGTGCAGCCTGACTTCCTGTCCGGCAGGTGGAGGTGTTTCAACAGTGAGGGGGCGGAGCTTGACTGGACCATCAGTGTCAAGCCTCTGACTGATGAGGAGTGCTCAG TCCTCCGCAGGTTTCAGGCTGTTCCTGGATCAGACGTGATCGTCGGTGCTGAGGACGCTGAAGTCCTGCAAacgatgacctctgacctctcaaCCTGTGTCCAAG CGTGTGCAGTGGAGACGTCCTGCCACCACGTGGCGCTGTTCAGCAGACAGACGCAGTGTGAGCTGtacagcacgcacacactgaacacacactgcaacgCCTCCCAGCAG ACCGGCGGGTTTCTGGGTAATCCTCAGGCCGAACTGTTTGATTGGCTGAGCTGCTCTCCGAGAGTGAGGGGCGGGGCTTCAGATCTACTGGTCCTCAGTAAGAAAGGTACC cagagctttgtgaggatgaagatgacgaAGGCGGtctcaggtgtgttcaggaCTCAGGTGTTCTCCTCCAGGCGGACCTCTCTGTCCCACGCCCATCGTTTCTGTCAGGACGGCTGCAGCCGCGACGCCTGCTGCCACGGATTCATCCTCAACCACAACACCCTGGACGGAG GTTCTGTGCTCTGTGGTTGGCTGAGAGCTCCGTCAGTCTTGATGTGCGGGGACCAGGACTGGGATGTGATTGGACAGGGAACAGCCAGTCGTATCTGCGGGGCGGGGCTGACCTACAacgagcagcagaggagcttcCTGTTCGACTTTGGAGGCCAAATGTTCACCATCA cTGATTCGTCGCTGCCGCCcgacagcaaaaacaagaagGACTACCAAGCGTCCATCGTCGGCTTCCAGGCCATCTACTTAAACACAG acgctgagtcagcagcaggtgattctgcttcctgtgcagcagcagcagagctcagtcCTCCTCCGGACG CGTCAGTCCAGCTGAAGTTTGAGTCTTTGTCTGAGGACGACGTCCTCGTTGATCCTCAGAGAAAACTTCTCACGCTCTCCTTCTGGCTCAACAAGAGGAACTACAACTCCCAGCAGGCCTTGCTGTGGTGTCTCTCAC GCTGCGACGCAGAGCCGCGGTGTGCCGTCGCCGACCTCAGAGACGCCGACTCGCCGAGTTTCTTCAGCTGCTCGTTGTATCCGGACAGCAGAGTCTGCGGCGCGTACGACAAACCCCTGAGACGAGCCTgccgccccctgctggacagagCGCCCAACAACACCTACAGCAAGAAGG tgagTCTGTCTGGACCAGTGAAGAGCTTCTATCAGCGGGTTTCCTTCCAGAAGATGGTTTCTTACTCTGTGCGCAGCCGAGTCagtgtgacaggaaacacaccgCTGTCTGAGGG gttcaTGGAGTGTGAGCGGCGCTGTGATGAGGATCCTTGTTGCCGTGGTATCGGCTTCATCCGAGACACCCAATCAGCAGGTAACCTTG GCGtggtgtgtctgtctctgatcAGTCTCGGGGTTCAGACCTGCGGTGAGGACGACCTGACGACCTGGAGGACTCAGGACTGTGGACCGTCTGCGGTGAAGACCACACCAGACCCCTTTGGCTGGTACCAGAAACCTG tcaatCAGTGGACCTcgtctcctgctctctgtcctccgtTCAACCTGccaaagaccaaaaacaacG tgtctctggACCGTTGGACTCTCCTCTCTGATTCGTCGGTCCTCGTCGACCCTTCCCTCTCTCAGTATGACGTCATCCACGTGAGCCGTGACATCGCCACCGACTGGGAGAAGACCAGGGACTGGTGTCTCCACG ccTGTCAGGAGGCGGAGTCTTGTGTTGCCGTGTCACTCGGTGAGGCGGAGTCCGCCACTCGCTGCGTCCTCTACCCCGACACCACAGCCTGTGGGTTAAGCTCCGCCTCCAGCTCGTCAAgccactcctcctcctgcagactggTCATCAGAGAGCCCGCCCCCCAGGTGTACCTGAGGACAG aGCGGTTGCCATCGGTTACGTCCATCTCCATCCCAGGACACGGCACCCTGCAGGGCGTCGCCGTGGAAACAGCCCTGGGCTCGGACAGGAAGACGGTGGCTCAGTTCCTGGGTGTCCCGTACGCTCGTCCACCAATAGGATCGCTCCGCTTTGAAGCAGCTCAGCCAGCTGATTGGACAGGAACCTGGGACGCCACCAAACCACG TCCCAGCTGTGTCCAGCCGGGTGACGTGGAGTCTTCGGCCTCCAGTGAGGACTGTCTCTACCTCAACGTCTTCGCTCCTGCCGCTCTG agggggCGTATTCCAGTCCTGGTTTTCTTCTTCAACCCTTCAGCCAGTCAGAACCCAGGACTGTTGGACGGCTCCACCCTCGCTGCTGTGGGTAATATCGTCGTGGTAACAGCCAGCTACAGGACCGCCGCGCTGGGATTCCTGAGCACAggtg ctgcaggttcGTCTGGTCTCCGTGGAAACTACGGTCTGTCGGACCAGGAGGCAGTGCTTCGTTGGGTTAACGCCCACATCTCTCTGGTGGGTGGAGACAACATGAGAGTGACAGTCGGGGCGGAGCGACGTGGTGCTGACATCACcagccttcacctcctctcctcctcctcctcctcctctcctcctctgttccagCGTATGATGCTGATG GGTGgtgctgtgttttctccatcGCTGGTTCagacttcctccacctccagacGTCAGGCGGTCGATCTGGCTAAAGAGCTCGGCTGCATGACCTCCGACCTCGCTGACGATGACAAGATGGCCGCCTGCCTCAGAGCGACGTCTGTTCACACTCTTAACGCCGCTCAGACAAAG CTGCTGGCGGTCAGCGGTCCGTTCCAGTCCTGGTCTCCGGTCCTTCAGTCGCTCCCTCAGTCGTCCTTCCACAGAGTCGACCTCCTGCTGGGAACGTCTGAACACGACGGTCTGATCAGCCGAGCTCGCAGGataaag GACTTCGAAGCTCTGCAGGGTCGAGCCGACGGCAAGACGGCGTTTTACGAGGCTCTGAGTCGCTCGCTGGGCGGAGCGACGGGAAGCGAGCTGCTGAAGGAGGCGGCGGCCTGGTTCTACTCTCTGGATCACAGCCCCTCAGCCGCCGGGTACAACCTGTTCTCCAGAGCTCTGGACAACGCCACCAG aGATCTGTTCATCATCTGTCCCAGTCTGCAGATGGTTAGCCACTGGGCCAACAGCAAAGCTAACGCCTTCCTGTACCACCAGCCGGCCACCAGCGCTCACGACAG GGCTGACGTGTCCGTTCCTCTGGACGTCCAGTTTGTGTTTGGGACTCCTCATCATCCAATGAGCTCTCAGCGTTTCACCTCCTCTGATCAGCGTCTCTCTCTGGCCATGATGACCTACGCCTCCAGCTTCGTCCGGACCGG GAACCCGAACCCATCCCCCATGTGGGCGGAGTCTGTTCTGCCCCGCTGGCAGCAGGTCCTGTCCTCTGAAGCTCCGCCCACCTACCTGCAGCTAAGCCCCACCCTCCGACATCACCAGGGTCTGAGTCAGAGTTCCTGCTCCTTCTGGAGCCGACTGGGAACCAGACTGACCAGTCTGAGCG GTGAGTTGGGGGCGGAGCCTGTCCAGCCTGTGTTGAGCCTTGAGCTCCCAGTGGCTGCACcatccagccaatcacagacagagaaagatgcCTACAGCTAA
- the LOC143324687 gene encoding uncharacterized protein LOC143324687: protein MPWRCCVPGCKGYDEAKSMGVVFHGLPTRDPQRCRTWLKAIQNPRLDENTPVSKYSGVRVCSLHFKPEDYEEDFRAKILNIAPKPMLKSGAVPSVFPGRQLGEPGGTEASPPAPKRSRTQAACGAAASSSQSPPAAASDESFCIVVSVDPLDDSFQSEPEFNSIATSDESDEDVDKDCTVVYNRSLMELFRMCQTCGQPIVEKELFHSGAQMRVKWSCHGGHSGTWKSSPHLRDVLP, encoded by the exons ATGCCGTGGAGGTGTTGTGTCCCGGGATGTAAAGGCTACGACGAGGCGAAGTCCATGGGGGTTGTGTTCCACGGTTTACCGACGCGGGACCCGCAGCGCTGCAGAACATGGCTGAAAGCGATCCAAAACCCCAGATTAGACGAAAACACACCGGTCTCCAAATACAGCGGAGTGCGAGTGTGCAGCCTGCACTTCAAGCCCGAGGACTACGAAGAAGACTTTCGAGCTAAAATACTGAACATCGCGCCCAAACCGATGCTGAAGAGCGGCGCGGTGCCGTCAGTGTTCCCCGGCAGACAGCTCGGTGAGCCCGGCGGCACAGAGGCGTCTCCTCCGGCTCCAAAGAGGAGCAGAACACAG GCGGCCTGTGGAGCTGCAGCGAGCTCCTCACAgtcacctccagcagcagcgtcAGATGAAAGCTTCTGCATCGTGGTGTCAGTGGACCCTCTGGACGACAGCTTCCAGTCAGAACCCGAGTTCAACTCCATAGCGACGTCCGATGAGTCCGATGAAGACGTCGATAAGGACTGTACTGTTGTGTACAACcgcagcctgatggagctgtTCAGGATGTGTCAGACGTGTGGGCAGCCCATCGTGGAGAAGGAGCTTTTCCACTCGGGCGCACAGATGAGGGTGAAGTGGAGCTGTCATGGTGGACATTCTGGTACGTGGAAGTCCTCGCCTCACCTGAGAGACGTGCTTCCTTAA